The following nucleotide sequence is from Microbacterium arborescens.
ACGGATGACGTGATCATGGCCGGCGACTTCAACGCGACGCTCGACCACATGGCGCGTCTCGGCATCGACGACGCCGACTTCGGGCGCTGCCACGACGCCGCCCGGTCCACCGGCAACGGCGGCATCGGCACCTGGCCGACGGACGTCCCCGCTCCCCTGGGCGCACCGATCGATCACATCATGGCGACCCCGTCATGGCAGCCCGAGGGCTCCGTGGTCATCTCGTCGCTCGACGACTCCGGCAGCGATCACCGCCCTCTCGTCGTGCAGTACACGCGGCGCTGATCCGTCCCGGCCGACGGTGGCGGGTGCGAGACTGGATCCATGAGCACGAGCGAGACCACCGGAACCGAAACGCCCGCTAACGCGGCGGCTGCCTCCGACGCCCCCGCCGAGAACACCAACCGGCGTCAGCCGTTCCCGCAGGGCTTCCTCGACACCATCTCGCAGGGGTGGGCCGCGCGCATCGAGACGCCGACGACCGCGCGTGAGGTGGCGCGCTTCGCCGCGGCTCGCCGCGAGCGGCTCTCACGCGAGTTCCGGGGTCGGCGCCTGGTCATTCCGGCGGGTTCGCTCAAGCAGCGCTCGAACGACACCGACTACCCGTTCCGCGCGCATTCCGCGTTCTCGCATCTGACGGGATGGGGCAGCGACGCCGTGCCCGACTCGGTGCTCGTCTTCGAGCCCACCGAAGCCGGGCACGACGTCACGCTCTACCTCCGCGACCGCGCCGACCGGACCACCGCCGAGTTCTACGCCGATGCGGCCGTCGGCGAGTTCTGGATCGGGCCCCGCCCCGCGCTCGACGACGTCGCCGCAGATCTCGGCATCGCGACCGCGCACCTGGCCGACGTCGAGCTGCGCGCGGATGATCTCGTCCTCGACGCCGACGCGGACCTCACGCGGATGGTGTCGGAGCTCCGCCTCACGAAGGATGAGTACGAAGTCGATCAGATGCGGCTCGCGGTCGCCGCGACCGCCCGCGGCTTCGACGACATCGTCGCCGACCTCCCGCGCATCATCGCGACCCCGCGAGGCGAACGCGTCGTCGAAGGCGTCTTCCACCTGCGCGCACGCGCCGACGGCAACGGCGAGGGCTACGACACGATCGCCGCATCGGGACCGCACGCCTGCTACCTGCACTGGACACGCAACGACGGCCCGGTGGTGCCCGGCGACCTGATCCTCATCGATGCCGGCGTCGAGGTCGACAGCCTGTACACCGCCGACATCACGCGCACGATCCCCGTCTCCGGCCGGTTCACCGACATCCAGCGGCGCATCTACGAGACCGTGCGCGAGGCCGCCGACACCGCCTTCGCCGCCGCACGCCCGGGCGTGACGTTCCGCTCGATCCACGAGGCGGCGATGGGTGTGATCGCCGCCCGCGTCGCCGAGTGGGGTCTGCTCCCCGTGACGGCGGACGAGGCTCTCGACGCCGACCGTGGCGGCCAGCATCGCCGATACATGGTGCACGGCACGAGCCATCACCTCGGCATCGACGTCCACGACTGCGCCCAGGCACGCCGCGAGATGTACTACGACGGCGTCCTCGAAGCGGGGATGGTCTTCACGATCGAGCCGGGCCTGTACTTCCAGATCGACGACCTCACGGTGCCCGAGGAGTATCGCGGCATCGGCGTGCGCATCGAGGACGACATCCTCATGACCGAGAGCGGCCCGGTCAACCTCTCGGCCGACATCCCGCGCACCGCGGACGAGGTCGAGGCCTGGATCGCACGCTCCGCCTCGTGACCGCGCGCTTCTCGGCACCGCCGGCTCAGACGACCCGCCCGCT
It contains:
- a CDS encoding aminopeptidase P family protein; the protein is MSTSETTGTETPANAAAASDAPAENTNRRQPFPQGFLDTISQGWAARIETPTTAREVARFAAARRERLSREFRGRRLVIPAGSLKQRSNDTDYPFRAHSAFSHLTGWGSDAVPDSVLVFEPTEAGHDVTLYLRDRADRTTAEFYADAAVGEFWIGPRPALDDVAADLGIATAHLADVELRADDLVLDADADLTRMVSELRLTKDEYEVDQMRLAVAATARGFDDIVADLPRIIATPRGERVVEGVFHLRARADGNGEGYDTIAASGPHACYLHWTRNDGPVVPGDLILIDAGVEVDSLYTADITRTIPVSGRFTDIQRRIYETVREAADTAFAAARPGVTFRSIHEAAMGVIAARVAEWGLLPVTADEALDADRGGQHRRYMVHGTSHHLGIDVHDCAQARREMYYDGVLEAGMVFTIEPGLYFQIDDLTVPEEYRGIGVRIEDDILMTESGPVNLSADIPRTADEVEAWIARSAS